A window of Parasynechococcus marenigrum WH 8102 contains these coding sequences:
- a CDS encoding DUF3611 family protein, translated as MADRLDFQQLSFGVRRMGWIRFWIQVVLGVVVVGVLLFNNVGGSLARNAERAVGLGPGLSLTTLAFLVLLYSLWQGWLIVRTGRAIDSGARPSRGETARLIKRGLIADLLGLVFAAIGYQALAGSLFVQASMQTPGIAIGGRGMADNLAITSLEMLSVLSNTQVLFAHLIGLLFSLWLLQRIYRTS; from the coding sequence ATGGCGGATCGCCTTGATTTCCAGCAGCTGTCCTTCGGCGTGCGCCGAATGGGCTGGATCCGCTTCTGGATTCAGGTGGTGCTCGGCGTCGTGGTGGTGGGGGTGCTGCTGTTCAACAACGTGGGCGGCAGCCTGGCCCGAAACGCAGAGCGCGCCGTCGGCCTTGGCCCTGGCCTCTCTCTGACGACCCTGGCTTTCCTGGTGCTGCTCTACAGCCTGTGGCAGGGCTGGTTGATCGTGCGCACCGGTCGGGCGATCGACAGCGGCGCCAGGCCAAGTCGCGGGGAAACCGCTCGCCTGATCAAACGGGGGTTGATCGCAGACCTGCTGGGTCTTGTGTTCGCGGCCATCGGCTATCAGGCCCTGGCCGGCAGCCTGTTTGTGCAGGCGTCGATGCAGACGCCTGGCATCGCCATCGGAGGTCGTGGCATGGCGGACAACCTGGCCATCACCTCCCTGGAGATGCTGTCGGTGCTCAGCAACACCCAGGTGCTGTTCGCCCACTTGATCGGCCTGCTGTTCTCGCTGTGGTTGCTGCAGCGGATCTATCGCACCAGCTGA
- the surE gene encoding 5'/3'-nucleotidase SurE, which yields MRVLISNDDGVFAEGIRTLAAAAVARGHDVTVVCPDQERSATGHGLTLQTPIRAERADELFVPGVTAWACSGTPADCMKLALFELVKDKPDLVLSGINHGPNLGTDVFCSGTVAAAMEGTLEGIPSMAISSACFQWRQFQAGAELAVEVAEQALADQWPENLLLNLNIPPCNRDAMGPLRWTRLSIRRYDEQFSSRVDPRGRAYYWLAGEVVNDLESAGEGPRDWPSDVAQIHANSPSLTPIQPDLFWRGSLSGLPQLKLKDQLVR from the coding sequence ATGCGGGTCCTGATCAGCAATGACGATGGCGTCTTCGCCGAAGGCATCCGCACCCTGGCGGCGGCGGCCGTCGCCCGCGGCCACGACGTCACAGTGGTTTGCCCGGATCAGGAGCGCTCCGCCACCGGCCATGGCCTCACGCTGCAGACCCCCATCCGGGCTGAGCGGGCCGATGAACTGTTCGTTCCTGGCGTGACCGCCTGGGCCTGCTCCGGCACACCGGCGGATTGCATGAAGCTGGCCCTGTTCGAACTGGTGAAGGACAAACCTGATCTGGTGCTCTCCGGCATCAACCACGGCCCCAACCTGGGTACCGATGTGTTCTGCTCCGGCACCGTCGCTGCAGCGATGGAAGGAACCCTGGAGGGCATTCCATCGATGGCGATCAGCAGCGCCTGCTTCCAGTGGCGGCAGTTCCAGGCCGGCGCCGAATTGGCAGTGGAGGTCGCCGAACAGGCCTTGGCGGATCAATGGCCGGAGAACCTGCTGCTCAACCTCAACATTCCCCCCTGCAATCGGGACGCCATGGGCCCGCTGCGCTGGACCCGCCTGTCGATCCGCCGCTACGACGAGCAGTTCAGTTCCCGGGTGGACCCGCGGGGTCGGGCCTATTACTGGCTAGCCGGTGAAGTGGTGAACGACCTGGAGTCCGCCGGTGAAGGTCCGCGGGACTGGCCCAGCGATGTGGCCCAGATCCATGCCAACAGTCCATCCCTGACCCCGATCCAACCCGATCTGTTCTGGCGGGGATCCCTCAGTGGACTGCCGCAGCTGAAGCTGAAGGATCAGCTGGTGCGATAG
- a CDS encoding NAD(+) kinase has translation MPRIGLIVNDGKPLAVQTADTIQQRLELAGHAVVRASSSGGMVGFANPDQHLRLLGYSACVPEGFNNSMALAIVLGGDGTVLSAARQTAPVGVPILTINTGHLGFLAEAYLGDLDRALEVVLTEQWTIEERSNLVVSVMRGDQRRWEALSLNEMALHREPLTSMCHFEIAIGRHAPVDIAADGVILSTPTGSTAYALSAGGPVISPDCPVLQLTPIAPHSLASRALVFSDREPVTVFPATPERLMMVVDGSAGCYVWPEDRVLIRRSEHPVRFVRLVDHEFFQVLRNKLGWGLPHIAKPDKG, from the coding sequence GTGCCCCGGATCGGACTGATCGTGAATGACGGCAAGCCGCTGGCGGTGCAGACGGCAGACACCATTCAGCAACGGTTGGAGCTGGCTGGCCACGCGGTGGTTCGCGCCAGCAGTTCCGGTGGCATGGTGGGCTTCGCCAATCCGGATCAGCATCTCCGCTTGCTGGGCTACAGCGCCTGCGTGCCGGAGGGGTTCAACAACAGCATGGCCCTGGCGATCGTGCTGGGCGGTGACGGCACGGTGCTGTCGGCAGCGCGGCAGACCGCACCGGTGGGGGTTCCGATCCTGACCATCAACACCGGCCATCTGGGCTTTCTGGCGGAGGCTTATCTCGGCGATCTCGACCGGGCACTGGAGGTGGTGCTCACCGAGCAGTGGACGATCGAGGAGCGCAGCAACCTGGTGGTGAGTGTGATGCGAGGGGACCAGCGCCGCTGGGAAGCTCTGTCGCTCAACGAGATGGCACTGCACCGGGAGCCGCTCACCAGCATGTGTCACTTCGAGATCGCCATTGGGCGTCATGCGCCGGTGGATATCGCTGCCGATGGCGTGATCCTCTCCACCCCCACCGGCTCGACGGCCTACGCCCTCAGTGCCGGCGGTCCAGTGATTTCACCCGATTGTCCGGTGCTGCAGCTGACGCCGATCGCTCCCCATTCCCTGGCCTCCCGCGCGCTGGTGTTCAGCGACCGTGAACCGGTGACGGTGTTCCCGGCGACTCCTGAACGTCTGATGATGGTGGTGGACGGCAGTGCTGGTTGCTATGTCTGGCCTGAGGACCGCGTTCTCATCCGTCGTAGTGAACACCCGGTGCGTTTCGTGCGGTTGGTGGATCATGAGTTCTTCCAGGTGCT
- the pheS gene encoding phenylalanine--tRNA ligase subunit alpha produces the protein MSAPVTLQQLTDQLDALEQQATTEISEASDAAALEQLRVGLLGKKGRISGVLWAMGKLPGSERPLVGQRANVLKTQVQSLLAERLAAVKQAAMAERIARESIDVTAPASGIPMGHRHPLITTTEEIVDLFLGLGYSVAEGPEVEKDYYNFTALNIPEDHPARDMQDTFYLQGDLLLRTHTSPVQIRHLEQNPPPVRIVAPGRVYRRDAVDATHSPVFHQVEVLAIDEGLDFSHLRGTVMAFLKAFFGDLPVRFRASYFPFTEPSAEVDVQWRGRWLEVMGCGMVDPAVLEGLGLDPERYSGFAAGLGVERFCMVRHGIDDIRRLYTSDLRFLEQF, from the coding sequence GTGAGCGCCCCGGTCACCCTGCAGCAGCTCACCGATCAGCTGGATGCGCTCGAGCAGCAGGCCACAACCGAAATCTCCGAGGCCTCCGATGCCGCAGCCCTCGAACAATTGCGGGTAGGTCTGCTGGGCAAAAAGGGACGGATCTCGGGGGTGCTCTGGGCCATGGGCAAGCTGCCGGGCAGTGAACGACCGCTGGTGGGTCAGCGGGCCAATGTGCTCAAAACCCAGGTGCAGAGCCTGCTGGCTGAGCGTCTTGCGGCGGTGAAGCAGGCGGCGATGGCGGAACGCATCGCCCGCGAAAGCATTGATGTGACGGCGCCGGCGTCGGGGATCCCGATGGGGCATCGCCACCCCTTGATCACCACCACCGAGGAGATCGTCGATCTGTTTCTCGGCCTCGGATACAGCGTTGCCGAAGGGCCCGAGGTGGAGAAGGACTACTACAACTTCACGGCGCTGAACATTCCCGAGGATCATCCAGCCCGGGACATGCAGGACACCTTCTACCTGCAGGGTGATCTGCTGCTGCGGACCCACACCTCACCGGTGCAGATCCGCCACTTGGAACAGAACCCCCCACCGGTGCGCATCGTCGCCCCTGGACGGGTGTATCGACGCGATGCCGTCGATGCCACCCACTCGCCGGTCTTCCATCAGGTGGAGGTGCTGGCCATTGATGAGGGACTCGACTTCAGCCACCTGCGCGGCACGGTGATGGCCTTCCTCAAGGCTTTCTTCGGTGATCTGCCGGTGCGTTTCCGGGCCAGTTACTTCCCGTTCACGGAGCCTTCAGCCGAGGTGGACGTGCAATGGAGGGGACGATGGCTGGAGGTAATGGGCTGCGGCATGGTTGATCCCGCTGTGCTGGAAGGTCTCGGCCTCGATCCCGAGCGCTACAGCGGCTTTGCTGCAGGTCTCGGCGTTGAACGCTTCTGCATGGTGCGTCACGGCATTGATGACATCCGCCGGCTTTACACAAGCGATCTGCGCTTCCTCGAACAGTTCTGA